The window CGTCTGCGCTTGACCGCGCGACGTCGACGATAAGTCGGGAGCTGGAGCGCAACTCGCGGCCTACCAAGGTCTGGAGGGGCGGTTACGAACCTGTCCGGGCTCAACAATTGGCCGAACGTCGGCGACGGCAGGATGGCCGCTTCAAGCTGGCGCGCCAGCCGGCCCTGCGGGACTGCGTCGGCAAAAGCCTTGCGATGGGACATTCGCCGGAGCAGATCGCTGGTCGACTGGCGCGAGAGCATGGTCGCGTCATGATCAGCCACGAGTCAATCTATCGTTTCATCTATCATCGTACGGCCCAGAAGGATTACTGGCACCGCCTGCTGCCGTGCCATAAACTCAGACGAGGGCGCCGGCGACGCCCAGGCGGCAGCCCTGCCAGCTTCATTAAACAACGGCGCTCGATCGATGAACGACCCTCCGAGGTCGAAGGCCGCGGGACGCCGGGTCATTGGGAAGCCGACTTCATGCTGTTCGCGCGATATGGCCAAGGATTGCTGGTTCTCCACGGGCGACAAGCCCGCTTCAGCATCGTGCTGCATCCACGCGATCGGAAAGCTGTCCTCACCCCTCGGACCATCGCCCGTCAACTTGGCAAGCTTCCACAGGCGATCCGTAAAACCATCAGCTTCGACAACGGAACCGAGTTCGCCGAGCATCACAGGCTTCACAACGCCCTCGGCGTCCAAACCTTCTTCTGCGATCCCCATAGTCCCTGGCAAAAAGGCGGCGTGGAAAACTCCATCGGGCGCTTACGACGCTCTCTACCACGCAAAACCGACCTCAGGTACATTACGGCAGCCGCCCTCAGGCGGCTCGATACCCCACGCAAATGCCTGGACTTCAAGACCCCCGCCGAGGCATTCTCCAAACTCAAATCAATCGTTGCACTTCAAACGTGACTCCATCCCCGCGCCCATTGCCAGCGAGGCGCTCAAGCATATCGCCGAGTTCTACGCCATCGAAAGGGACATCCGTGGCCGCGGCGCCGAGGAGCGCCGTCTCGTTCGGCAGCAGACAATCCGGGCGCTGGCGGAAGCCTTCGAGCGATGGCTCCGCGCAAAGCTCGCGTTGATCAGCCAAAAGGGCAAGTTGGCCGACGCCATCCGCTATGCGCTCACACGCTGGGATGGCCTGACGCGCTTCATCGATGATGGCCGTATCGAGCTTGACAACAACGTCGTCGAGCGCTCGATCCGTCCGATCACGCTGAATCGGAAAAATGCGCTGTTCGCAGGCTCCGACGGCGGCGCCGAGCACTGGGCCGCCATCGCCTCCCTGGTCGAAACCTGTAAGCTGAACGACGTCGATCCGCTCGCTTACCTGACCGACGCCCTCACCAGGATCGTCAACGGCCATCCAAACAGCGACATCGATCAACTGCTTCCGTGGGCCTTTGCCGTCAAGACCTCAAAGCTGTGGCCTGAGAACGACGCTTACGCATGAAGAGGATCTGCGCCGTCGTGCAGGAGGCCTACGTGCAGGGCATCTCGACCCGTTCGGTAGACGACCTAGTGCAGGCAATGGGGATGAGCGGCATCTCCAAGAGCCAAGTGAGCCGGCTGTGCGGCGAGATCGACGACAAAGTGAAGGCGTTCCTCGCCCGCCCGATCGAGGGCGACTGGCCGTATCTGTGGATCGACGCCACCTACGTGAAGGTGCGCCAGAATGGCCGCATGTGTCGGTCGCGGTGATTGTCGCGGTCGGCGTCAACAGTGACGGCCACCGCGAGGTTCTCGGCATGGACATTGGCCCTTCCGAAGCCGAGACATTCTGGACGGAGTTCTTGCGCAAGCTCGCCCGCCGCGGCTTGCGCTGCGTCAAGCCGGTTGTGTCCGACGCGCACGAGGGCATCAAGGCCGCCATCAGCAAGGTGCTCAACGCCACTTGGCAGCGCTGCCGCGTGCACTTCATGCGCAACGCGTTGGTCGCATGCCGGCAAGAGCGGACCGCGCGTCGTCTCCGCCTTCATCGCCACCGCCTTTGCCCAGGACGATGCCGAGACCGCCCAAGCGCAGTGGGCGGAAGGTCGCCGACCCCAAGCTGCTCAAGCTTGCTGGCTTCCTCGACGAGGCCGAGACCGATGTGCTCGCCTACATGACGTTCCTGCCCCAGCATCGAACCAACCTGCACTCGACCAACCCGATCGAGCGCCTCAACGCGCCACACCACGCCCGTGGACCCGATCCGGCGCACTCTGGATCAATTCCGGCCCGATCGGCGCTGGCGTTTTTCATCCTCTTCTAACATGTTCGGCTTGTACGGGGCTTAGATCCATAATGCGAGCAAGATAATGCCCCGAGACATGTCACAACACCAACAACACTTGTCCGGAATATACCGGGCTTGATCGGAAGCCGACATCTCAGAAAACGACCAGGCTGTTCGCTTGAGATCTGCAAATGGTGGACGACCCCGACCGCCATGGTCGTGTTGAAGCTGCGACTGGCGCGAGCGAAGTTTGATCGCCTGAAGCAACGCCTTGCACCGTTAGCGGACCTCAAGCGGTACCGCTAGAGACGCTTGTACTGCGTTGTTAGCTTCACTCGCTCCGAGATCAATTCCAATTGATCGACATTACGACGCTCGGTCATCCGAACTTCAACAAGCATCTATATGATGTCCATTATGGCGCCGAGCGTAGCTCGATGCGCGAGCAAGATCGCAAACCGATTTGAGCGCTAGCCACATGCTCTCGGTTTCGTTTGGGGCAAACTGATTTGTCTTTGAAGGGCGTTGCAGTGGAGTTTGAGATGGATCACGACTTATCCCAGCAGGTCCGGGCGCCAGAGGCTCTCGTGAGTGTGGCGTTTGATAAGGCGTGGCGCTTTGTCGAGAGTGATCCGATCCTAGCGCACAATCTGAAGTCCGTCCTTCATCGCCGATTGCGCGATTTACTGGCGAGCTCGGTAAGGAACGGCGAACGCAATGCACTCCATCTTGCAAACGAGGCGATACGCAATTTGCGCGCCGAGCTTGCGCATGCGACCACGCAATAGGCTTCCTCGCACATCCACTGGCAAGAGAGATCCGGTTCGCCGGGTTTGCCCCGTCATTCAGCCAAGAACGAACGCCGACGCCGATGGTGACCGATCTGACCTTCCTCCACTCATATCGTTCGCCGCGCTGAAGGCGCCGCAACGCCGCGCGCGTTGTGATCGCACGTGCCCTGCGATCGGGTGATCCTCAACGGCTTGATAAAGCGCGGCCCGCCTGAGAGCACTCGCCAAGCAGCTCATCACGCACCGGCAGGACTTACGCAGCTCGGCTCTCGCGCTGGTTCTTGACGGGGAGCTTACACCCCATATCACGGCGCACCGCGATGCGAAACCGCAGTCCCAAGGAGCACGCTGCACCATAATGCCTCACGTCTTCCAACGTTGACTGATCCGATTTTCCATTGGCGTATTTTGCGTGTGAGCTCCAGCGAGATTCGGCCATTTCGCTGACGGGTGCGCGTGACGTCCTTGCACGCTCCACAATCTGACGCTGCGTGCGGTTCGACGCATTTCTCCCGAAGGATTGTTGTCCTGCAGTTACAGCAATCGGCGTCGATGTTGTTAAGACGCACAGCGCCGGGGGGCACCGAAAGGAACGACACTCGAAATGAAGAGTTTTCTGATTCTGACTGCAAGCATTGTCGCGCTCAGTGCAGCGGCACCGGCGCTTGGCGCGGACTTCGCCGTGCAGCCCGTCAATATAAAGGCGCCGCCGATGCCCATCGCGGCCCCGATCACTGACTGGACCGGCTACTATATCGGTATCAATGGCGGCTGGGGGGCTGGCCATAATTGCTGGAACTTCAATGGCGCCACTCCCGAGGGCTGTCATAATTCGACAGGTGGTTCGATCGGCGGCCAGATTGGCTATCGTTGGCAGATCTTCAATATGGTTTACGGCATCGAGGGCCAGGGCAATTGGGCCGACTTCAGCGGCTCCAATGTCAGCACCGCCTTCCCGGCCGACACCCTCCGCACCAAGACGGATGCGTTCGGGTTGCTTGCTGGCCAGATTGGCTACGCATTCAATGCCGTGCTGCTTTACGCCAAGGGCGGTGCCGCCGTGACCAGCAACACCTACCACATCGACTCAGTGGCGACTGGTACGGAGATTGCCAAAAGCAGCAATGTGCGTTGGGGTGGCGCGCTGGGCGCCGGTGTCGAAGTCAGTCTTACGCCGAGCTGGTCCGCCGGCGTCGAGTATGACCGTTTGTTCATGCAGGGCACCAATGTAGCCTTCCCAGGTGCCGGCGTGGATCGCGTCCACCAGGACGTCGATCTGATCACAGCGCGGCTCAATTACAAGCTCAGCCCAGTGCTTGGCAAATAATGATCT of the Bradyrhizobium quebecense genome contains:
- a CDS encoding IS30 family transposase, with translation MGQCYGQLSLEERVEIYRLPAGGKSQNDIASALDRATSTISRELERNSRPTKVWRGGYEPVRAQQLAERRRRQDGRFKLARQPALRDCVGKSLAMGHSPEQIAGRLAREHGRVMISHESIYRFIYHRTAQKDYWHRLLPCHKLRRGRRRRPGGSPASFIKQRRSIDERPSEVEGRGTPGHWEADFMLFARYGQGLLVLHGRQARFSIVLHPRDRKAVLTPRTIARQLGKLPQAIRKTISFDNGTEFAEHHRLHNALGVQTFFCDPHSPWQKGGVENSIGRLRRSLPRKTDLRYITAAALRRLDTPRKCLDFKTPAEAFSKLKSIVALQT
- a CDS encoding outer membrane protein: MKSFLILTASIVALSAAAPALGADFAVQPVNIKAPPMPIAAPITDWTGYYIGINGGWGAGHNCWNFNGATPEGCHNSTGGSIGGQIGYRWQIFNMVYGIEGQGNWADFSGSNVSTAFPADTLRTKTDAFGLLAGQIGYAFNAVLLYAKGGAAVTSNTYHIDSVATGTEIAKSSNVRWGGALGAGVEVSLTPSWSAGVEYDRLFMQGTNVAFPGAGVDRVHQDVDLITARLNYKLSPVLGK